A single window of Doryrhamphus excisus isolate RoL2022-K1 chromosome 5, RoL_Dexc_1.0, whole genome shotgun sequence DNA harbors:
- the pde4ba gene encoding cAMP-specific 3',5'-cyclic phosphodiesterase 4B isoform X5: MPEANYLLSVSWGYIKFKRMLNRELTHLSEMSRSGNQVSEFISNTFLDKQNEVEIPSPTPKTREKKKQQKQQLMTQISGVKKVSHGSSLSSSSISRFGVKTDKEELLSKELEDLNKWGLNIFTVSEYSNSRPLTCIMYAIFQERDLLKTFKIPVDTFVAYMMTLEDHYHSDVAYHNSLHAADVAQSTHILLSTPALDAVFTDLEILAAIFAAAIHDVDHPGVSNQFLINTNSELALMYNDESVLENHHLAVGFKLLQEDGCDIFQNLTKKQRQSLRKMVIDMVLATDMSKHMSLLADLKTMVETKKVTSSGVLLLDNYTDRIQVLRNMVHCADLSNPTKSLELYRQWTDRIMEEFFHQGDRERERGMEISPMCDKHTASVEKSQVGFIDYIVHPLWETWADLVHPDAQDILDTLEDNRNWYQSMIPQSPSPPFYDQGTHGHGGGTGGQGGGEKFQFELTLEEEDLDGIEKDGDVENEEEEEEEDDEAIDEEDSLGESRSPPLDYQDHDECDMMEPTMAIEIVTHEASPTDT, translated from the exons ATGCCTGAAGCCAATTACCTGCTGTCAGTCTCTTGGGGTTACATTAAG TTTAAGAGAATGTTAAATCGGGAGTTGACGCACCTCTCCGAGATGAGTCGGTCTGGGAACCAGGTGTCCGAATTCATCTCCAACACCTTCCTag ACAAACAGAATGAGGTGGAGATACCATCACCGACACCCAAGACGCGGGAGAAGAAGAAACAGCAGAAGCAGCAACTGATGACACAGATCAGCGGGGTCAAAAAGGTCTCCCACGGATCTTCGCTCTCCAGCAGCAGCATCTCGCGTTTTGGGGTGAAAACCGATAAGGAGGAGCTGCTGTCCAAGGAGCTGGAGGATCTGAATAAATGGGGTCTGAATATCTTCACAGTTTCCGAATACTCAAACAGCCGACCTCTCACCTGCATCATGTACGCCATCTTTCAG GAGCGAGACCTGTTAAAAACATTTAAGATCCCAGTGGATACATTTGTGGCTTACATGATGACGCTGGAGGATCACTACCATTCAGATGTGGCCTACCATAACAGCCTGCATGCAGCTGACGTAGCCCAGTCCACGCACATCCTCCTCTCAACCCCAGCCCTTGAT gctGTTTTCACCGACCTTGAAATCCTCGCTGCCATCTTTGCTGCAGCCATCCACGATGTTGACCATCCTGGAGTATCAAACCAATTCCTCATCAATACCA ACTCGGAGCTGGCGCTGATGTACAACGACGAGTCTGTGCTGGAGAATCATCACTTGGCTGTCGGATTTAAACTCCTGCAGGAGGACGGCTGCGATATCTTCCAGAACCTCACAAAAAAGCAGCGACAGTCCTTGCGGAAGATGGTCATTGACATG GTTTTGGCCACTGACATGTCCAAACACATGAGTTTGTTGGCGGATCTGAAGACAATGGTGGAAACCAAGAAGGTGACAAGCTCAGGAGTGCTGCTGCTCGACAATTACACAGATAGAATACAA GTGCTGCGGAACATGGTTCACTGTGCTGACCTGAGTAACCCCACAAAGTCCCTGGAGCTGTATCGTCAGTGGACCGATCGGATAATGGAGGAGTTCTTCCACCAGGGAGACCGCGAGCGAGAGAGGGGGATGGAGATCAGCCCCATGTGCGATAAACACACAGCTTCCGTTGAAAAGAGCCAG GTGGGTTTCATCGACTACATCGTCCACCCTCTGTGGGAGACTTGGGCCGATCTCGTTCATCCTGATGCACAGGACATTCTGGACACCCTTGAGGACAACAGGAACTGGTACCAGAGTATGATTCCCCAGAGTCCCTCGCCACCTTTCTATGACCAGGGAACCCACGGACATGGGGGAGGCACCGGCGGGCAAGGAGGTGGGGAGAAGTTTCAATTTGAGCTAAccctggaggaggaggacttgGATGGAATAGAGAAAGACGGTGACGTGGagaatgaggaggaggaagaagaagaagatgatgaggCGATCGATGAAGAAGATAGCCTGGGAGAATCCCGTTCTCCTCCTCTGGACTATCAGGATCACGATGAGTGTGACATGATGGAGCCCACGATGGCGATAGAGATCGTGACACACGAGGCGTCACCCACAGACACATAA
- the pde4ba gene encoding cAMP-specific 3',5'-cyclic phosphodiesterase 4B isoform X4, protein MGACYFDKKERKLGKVNGWKKFKRMLNRELTHLSEMSRSGNQVSEFISNTFLDKQNEVEIPSPTPKTREKKKQQKQQLMTQISGVKKVSHGSSLSSSSISRFGVKTDKEELLSKELEDLNKWGLNIFTVSEYSNSRPLTCIMYAIFQERDLLKTFKIPVDTFVAYMMTLEDHYHSDVAYHNSLHAADVAQSTHILLSTPALDAVFTDLEILAAIFAAAIHDVDHPGVSNQFLINTNSELALMYNDESVLENHHLAVGFKLLQEDGCDIFQNLTKKQRQSLRKMVIDMVLATDMSKHMSLLADLKTMVETKKVTSSGVLLLDNYTDRIQVLRNMVHCADLSNPTKSLELYRQWTDRIMEEFFHQGDRERERGMEISPMCDKHTASVEKSQVGFIDYIVHPLWETWADLVHPDAQDILDTLEDNRNWYQSMIPQSPSPPFYDQGTHGHGGGTGGQGGGEKFQFELTLEEEDLDGIEKDGDVENEEEEEEEDDEAIDEEDSLGESRSPPLDYQDHDECDMMEPTMAIEIVTHEASPTDT, encoded by the exons ATGGGAGCCTGCTACTTTGACAAGAAAGAGAGGAAATTGGGGAAAGTCAATGGTTGGAAAAAG TTTAAGAGAATGTTAAATCGGGAGTTGACGCACCTCTCCGAGATGAGTCGGTCTGGGAACCAGGTGTCCGAATTCATCTCCAACACCTTCCTag ACAAACAGAATGAGGTGGAGATACCATCACCGACACCCAAGACGCGGGAGAAGAAGAAACAGCAGAAGCAGCAACTGATGACACAGATCAGCGGGGTCAAAAAGGTCTCCCACGGATCTTCGCTCTCCAGCAGCAGCATCTCGCGTTTTGGGGTGAAAACCGATAAGGAGGAGCTGCTGTCCAAGGAGCTGGAGGATCTGAATAAATGGGGTCTGAATATCTTCACAGTTTCCGAATACTCAAACAGCCGACCTCTCACCTGCATCATGTACGCCATCTTTCAG GAGCGAGACCTGTTAAAAACATTTAAGATCCCAGTGGATACATTTGTGGCTTACATGATGACGCTGGAGGATCACTACCATTCAGATGTGGCCTACCATAACAGCCTGCATGCAGCTGACGTAGCCCAGTCCACGCACATCCTCCTCTCAACCCCAGCCCTTGAT gctGTTTTCACCGACCTTGAAATCCTCGCTGCCATCTTTGCTGCAGCCATCCACGATGTTGACCATCCTGGAGTATCAAACCAATTCCTCATCAATACCA ACTCGGAGCTGGCGCTGATGTACAACGACGAGTCTGTGCTGGAGAATCATCACTTGGCTGTCGGATTTAAACTCCTGCAGGAGGACGGCTGCGATATCTTCCAGAACCTCACAAAAAAGCAGCGACAGTCCTTGCGGAAGATGGTCATTGACATG GTTTTGGCCACTGACATGTCCAAACACATGAGTTTGTTGGCGGATCTGAAGACAATGGTGGAAACCAAGAAGGTGACAAGCTCAGGAGTGCTGCTGCTCGACAATTACACAGATAGAATACAA GTGCTGCGGAACATGGTTCACTGTGCTGACCTGAGTAACCCCACAAAGTCCCTGGAGCTGTATCGTCAGTGGACCGATCGGATAATGGAGGAGTTCTTCCACCAGGGAGACCGCGAGCGAGAGAGGGGGATGGAGATCAGCCCCATGTGCGATAAACACACAGCTTCCGTTGAAAAGAGCCAG GTGGGTTTCATCGACTACATCGTCCACCCTCTGTGGGAGACTTGGGCCGATCTCGTTCATCCTGATGCACAGGACATTCTGGACACCCTTGAGGACAACAGGAACTGGTACCAGAGTATGATTCCCCAGAGTCCCTCGCCACCTTTCTATGACCAGGGAACCCACGGACATGGGGGAGGCACCGGCGGGCAAGGAGGTGGGGAGAAGTTTCAATTTGAGCTAAccctggaggaggaggacttgGATGGAATAGAGAAAGACGGTGACGTGGagaatgaggaggaggaagaagaagaagatgatgaggCGATCGATGAAGAAGATAGCCTGGGAGAATCCCGTTCTCCTCCTCTGGACTATCAGGATCACGATGAGTGTGACATGATGGAGCCCACGATGGCGATAGAGATCGTGACACACGAGGCGTCACCCACAGACACATAA